A window from Culex pipiens pallens isolate TS chromosome 3, TS_CPP_V2, whole genome shotgun sequence encodes these proteins:
- the LOC120429832 gene encoding vacuolar protein sorting-associated protein 33A, translating to MFTHLSGGRANIQLIQEAAVRELVEILDRCEGTKAIIWDESLGGPVGLVARYTFLKEHHVTKMYPLRPEPWTDIDVKNIIFITRPNQTLMDYIANNIHEEERKKKISRKEYYLYFLPKKSFLCEKRLQVKGVHGSLAHIGEFRCDFFPFDNDLLSMELKDAYRDLYLEGDTSSLHQSACALIALQKLFGRIPKVYGKGSCAQRVWELTKTMADEDETVLNSDKGVVDQMIILDRSIDLMSVLATQLTYEGLIDEIFGINNTTVNLPSETFNTGEGFTVERNTEKSQFILNSKEQLYAELRDKNFNAVGAVLSRLAKSIRSRANENHGEKSIQELKKFVESLPHIKANEQSLATHTKIAELIKEVISSDSFLDELGCEQEFMMCADVDKPNPFIEDLIAKQAPLRNVLRLMCMQSIAGSGLKPKVLEYYKRELVQVYGLSTLLTIGNLEKAGLLKPQTGTRTYAVLRKTLNLTAENPEEVSPKDITYVHSIYAPLSIRIVEQHLKPNGWQSLNDVLSCLPGPTFEDFQPAMALNSRRGSFTSEISQSDIPRVIVVCFVGGCTFAEISALRFLAQQDENNVEFVVCTTKLINKNSFLDTFIEKY from the exons ATGTTCACACACCTGTCCGGGGGCCGTGCCAACATCCAGCTCATCCAGGAGGCGGCCGTCCGCGAGCTGGTCGAGATACTGGACCGCTGCGAGGGAACCAAGGCCATCATCTGGGACGAATCGCTGGGTGGGCCGGTGGGGCTGGTTGCGCGATACACTTTCCTGAAAGAGCACCACGTCACGAAGATGTACCCGCTGCGGCCGGAACCGTGGACCGACATCGACGTGAAGAACATTATCTTCATCACACGGCCCAACCAGACGCTGATGGATTACATCGCCAACAACATTCACGAGGAGGAGCGCAAGAAGAAAA TTTCCCGCAAGGAGTACTACCTATACTTCCTGCCGAAAAAGTCCTTCCTGTGTGAGAAGCGACTTCAGGTGAAGGGCGTGCACGGCAGCTTGGCGCACATTGGCGAGTTCCGGTGCGACTTTTTCCCCTTCGACAACGATCTGCTATCGATGGAACTGAAGGATGCCTACCGGGATCTGTACCTTGAGGGGGACACTTCTAGCTTGCATCAGTCAGCATGCGCGTTGATTGCTCTGCAGAAGCTTTTCGGTCGAATTCCGAAAGTTTACGGAAAGGGAAGCTGTGCGCAGCGTGTTTGGGAACTGACCAAAACCATGGCCGATGAGGACGAAACTGTGCTCAACAGCGACAAGGGGGTCGTTGATCAGATGATCATTCTGGACCGGTCGATTGACCTGATGAGCGTGCTGGCCACGCAGCTCACGTACGAAGGGCTGATCGACGAGATCTTTGGCATTAACAACACGACAGTTAATCTGCCCTCGGAAACGTTCAACACTGGCGAAGGTTTCACCGTCGAGCGGAacactgaaaaaagtcaattcaTTCTGAACTCCAAAGAACAGCTGTACGCCGAACTGCGCGACAAAAACTTCAACGCCGTAGGAGCCGTGCTATCGCGGCTGGCCAAATCAATCCGCTCCCGTGCAAACGAAAATCACGGTGAAAAGTCCATCCAAGAGCTCAAAAAGTTCGTCGAAAGCCTGCCCCACATCAAAGCGAACGAACAATCGCTGGCAACGCACACCAAAATTGCCGAACTCATAAAAGAGGTCATTTCCTCCGACTCGTTTCTCGACGAACTGGGCTGCGAACAAGAGTTCATGATGTGCGCCGACGTAGACAAACCCAACCCgttcattgaagatctgatcgCGAAGCAAGCACCCCTACGCAACGTACTTCGTCTAATGTGCATGCAGTCGATAGCCGGATCCGGCCTCAAACCCAAAGTGCTCGAATACTACAAACGCGAACTGGTCCAGGTGTACGGCCTATCAACCCTCCTAACCATTGGTAACCTAGAAAAGGCAGGCCTCCTCAAGCCCCAAACCGGCACCCGCACGTACGCCGTCCTGCGTAAAACCCTCAACCTAACAGCGGAGAATCCCGAAGAAGTGTCCCCAAAAGACATCACGTACGTGCACAGCATTTACGCCCCCCTCTCGATCCGCATCGTCGAGCAGCACCTCAAACCGAACGGTTGGCAGTCGCTGAACGACGTCCTGTCCTGCCTTCCCGGGCCAACCTTCGAGGACTTTCAACCCGCGATGGCGCTCAACAGTCGGCGCGGCTCGTTCACGTCGGAGATTTCCCAATCGGACATTCCGCGCGTCATCGTGGTGTGCTTCGTCGGGGGCTGCACGTTTGCGGAAATTTCGGCGCTGCGATTCCTGGCCCAGCAGGACGAGAACAACGTGGAGTTTGTGGTTTGCACGACCAAACTGATTAACAAGAACAGCTTTCTGGATACTTTTATCGAGAAGTATTAG
- the LOC120429833 gene encoding mitochondrial import inner membrane translocase subunit Tim22 — protein MIVLPKPPNPEDQPSGDQQPPSTSGIFFPNADLDEVARHFIGNNFRFRENIIIPKMYGVVQIKTNEEKLVEAAFESCAFKSLMSCVMGYGLGAAIGLFSSSVNPNIADPLAAEKQQTAREIFREMRAATHSYGKNFAVIGAVFAAVECVIESKRGVSDWRNGTYAGAVTGGLIGLRAGVKAGIVGAAGFAAFSTVIDYYMRHR, from the exons ATGATTGTTCTTCCGAAACCTCCAAATCCGGAGGATCAGCCGAGTGGAGACCAGCAGCCGCCCAGTACAAGTGGAATATTTTTCCCGAATGCAGATCTTGACGAGGTGGCCAGGCACTTTATTGGAAACAATTTCAG ATTCCGCGAGAACATCATCATCCCAAAAATGTACGGCGTGGTTCAG ATCAAAACCAACGAGGAAAAGCTGGTAGAGGCCGCATTCGAGAGTTGCGCCTTCAAATCGCTCATGAGCTGCGTCATGGGGTACGGGTTGGGTGCGGCCATCGGACTGTTCAGCTCCTCGGTGAACCCGAACATCGCGGACCCGCTGGCGGCCGAGAAGCAGCAAACGGCGCGCGAAATCTTCCGGGAGATGCGCGCCGCCACGCACTCGTACGGTAAAAACTTTGCCGTGATCGGGGCGGTGTTTGCCGCGGTGGAGTGTGTGATCGAATCG AAACGAGGCGTTTCCGACTGGAGGAATGGAACGTACGCGGGAGCGGTTACCGGAGGGTTGATTGGTTTGAGAG CTGGTGTTAAAGCGGGAATTGTTGGCGCAGCCGGTTTTGCAGCATTTTCCACAGTCATCGATTACTACATGAGGCATCGGTAA